The region CGCCACCAAACGCTGAACCGCGCCAAACGCGTCCGGTCACCAGCTGGAACGGGCGCGTGGCGATCTCTTCACCGGCACCGGCCACGCCGATAATCACAGACTCGCCCCAGCCTTTATGGCAGCACTCAAGCGCGGAACGCATCACGTTGACGTTTCCGATGCATTCAAAGGAGAAGTCCACGCCGCCGTCGGTCAGTTCAACAATCACATCCTGAATCGGCTTATCGTAATCTTTCGGGTTGATCAGATCGGTGGCACCCAGTTTGCGCGCCAGGTCGAACTTGCTGGTGTTGAGATCGATACCGATGATGCGACCGGCTTTCGCCATCTTCGCGCCAATGATCGCCGACAAACCAATGCCGCCGAGGCCAAAGATCGCCACGGTATCGCCTTCTTTCACCTTGGCGGTATTCATCACAGCACCCATGCCGGTGGTCACGCCGCAGCCCAGCAGGCACACTTCTTCCAGAGGCGCTTCTTTGCTGATCACAGCCAGTGAGATTTCCGGTACCACGGTGTACTCAGAGAAGGTTGAGGTGCCCATGTAGTGGAAGATCGGCTGACCGTCTTTGAAGAAACGGGTGGTGCCGTCTGGCATTAAACCTTTACCCTGGGTAGAGCGGATGGCCTGACACAGGTTGGTTTTACCTGACAGACAGAACTTACATTTGCCACACTCTGGGGTGTAAAGCGGGATCACGTGATCGCCCACCGCCACACTGGTCACGCCTTCGCCCACGGCTTCCACCACGCCACCGCCTTCGTGACCGAGGATTGCCGGGAACACGCCTTCAGGATCTTTACCTGACAGGGTATAAGCATCGGTGTGGCATACGCCGGTGGCGACGATGCGCACTAACACTTCACCTTTCTGCGGTGGCATCAGATCCACTTCTTCGATTTTCAGCGGTTCGCCCGCTGCCCAGGCAACGGCAGCGCGGGTTTTAATCATGTTCATGCAATCCCTCTTCTTCAGATGTCGTGATTTACTTAAAATTAAAAACTCACTCAGCGGTTTGCAGCGGGTGCAGCAACTCATCGTTAAGTGGGCGGTCGTCAAACATTTCAATAATCAAATATTTCAGCGCTTCCACGTTGGGCGTGAAGGCGTCGCGTCGCCACATCAGCCAGGTGGCGGTATCGCGATAAGCGGGTGGCAGAGCATGTTCCTGCACGCGGGCGCGGCCGGGCATTTGCGTCAGCACCGACGCCGGAATCATCGCCACACCCGCGCCGCCTGCCACACACGCCACCATGGCGTGATAAGACTGAATCTCCATCACGCTTTTCGGTGAGGTCTGGCTTTCGCGATACCAGGACTCCAGTTTGGTGCGATACGAACAGCTGTTACCAAAGGCAAACAAAGTGTCATGCTGCGTGTCGCGGGCGCTGGTAATCGGGTCGTGATCGAGACTGGTGATCAGCACCATTTCCTCACGAAAGGCGATGCAGCCATTGAGATCGTCATGGGTGGCAGGGCCATCCACCAGCGCGGCCGCCAGCGTACCGGCGCGCACTTTATCGATGATGTCGCCCGAGGTGCCGGTGACCAGCGATAGCGCCACGTTGGGAAATCGTTGATGATAAGCCGCCAGCAGGCCGGGCAGACGGGTCGCGGCGGTGCTCTCCATCGAACCGAAGGCAAAGTTCCCGCCCGGTTCCCCGGCACGGGCCATATTCAGCGCCTCATCGCTCAGGCTGAGGATGCGCTGAGCATAATTCAGGAAATTGTGGCCCATTGGCGACAGTCGAATACGCTGCTTCTCACGGATAAACAGGTCGACGCCAATCTCTTCTTCCAGCTGGCGCAAACGGGTGGTGAGATTGGAGGGCACGCGATGCAATAGCTCCGCGGCGCGCGCCAGCGAACCGGTTTCGGCCACAGAACAGAACATGCGGAGTTGTACTAAATCCATATTCTCTTTCCGTAAACAACTTGGTTAATATTATTCACTTTTCGTGAGTGTAATCGTCATGCATGCTAATAACAAGTGCTAAAAGAATCTGAACGGGAGTGGGAATGGCGTTTCGTGTCGCGCTGAGCGCGTTTTTAAGTTTAGTGGTTGCCATGGGGATTGGGCGATTTGCTTTCACCCCGCAGGTGCCGCTGATGATTCAGGACCATCAGCTTACCCTGACCAGCGCCAGTCTGGTGGCGGCGCTCAACTATCTTGGTTACCTGTGTGGCTCCTTCGATGCCATGCGTGCTCACCAGCGTGTGGAGTGGCGTTTGCAACTGGGTGTCTGGGGCGCGGTGATCCTGACGCTGCTGTCTGCCTGCGTCAGCGGGCCGTGGCTGCACGGCTTGATCCGCTTCGTGATTGGCGGTGCCAGCGGCTGGGCGATGGTACTGATCGCCGCGTGGAGCAACGAGCAGCTGCTGCATCATGGGCGACCGGGCTTGTCGGCGGCGGTGTTTGCCGGACCGGGCACCGGCATATTCCTCAGCGGTATGCTGGCGGTGGCGCTGCATGCCAGTGGTGCCAGCGCGGCATTAGGCTGGGCGGCTTATGGCCTGCTGGCGTTGCTGTTTATCGCTGCCATTGCGCGCTTTTTACCGCGCAGCGGGCAGTTACATCGACCCGATCAGGCACCTGCGCCGCTGGTGCTCAATGGTAATCTGAAACGCCTGGTGCTGAGCTACAGCCTGGCGGGCTTCGGCTACATTCTGCCCGCAACCTTCTTGTCGCAGATGACCGCCGCGCGTTTCCCGGACAGTGCGCTGGCGCAGTTTGTCTGGCCGGTGTTTGGCGGCGCGGCGGTGATTGGCATCGTGCTCGGCATTTTGACGCGGCGCTGGGGCAGCAGCCATCTGCGACTGGCAGTGGTGCTCTGGGCGCAGGCTTTGGGCGTCATCTCCGCGATTGTCCTGCCAGGGTTGGATGGACTGTTAATTAGCGCGCTGTTAGTCGGCGGCGGGTTCTTATGCGTGGTGCAACTGACGCTGCAATACGGCCGTGAGCTGGCGCCGCATCACGCGCGCTATCTGGCCGGGCTGCTGACTACCGGCTACGCGGTTGGGCAATTAGGCGGGCCGCTGCTGTCATGGATCTCCAGCTTGCTGTGGCACCGCCTCGATCCGGCCTTGTGGGTCGCCGGTGGCGCGCTGATTCTGGCAGGCTTACTGGTGCTGCGCCGTTCGGCACCATGAAAAGCTTTCATCTCCGATTGGATTGATTGCTGGATTACGCGCGCGTTGTGTTTCACAATACGCGCTCAGAATTTCCCCCGCAGGCGACGATCTGCGGGCGCATCACCTGCCGGAGAAAGAGTACGATGAGCACCTTAAGTCAGGAAGCCGCCCTGGTTCACGAAGCGCTGCTGGCGCGTGGCCTGGAAACGCCGTTACGCGCCCCGGTGCGCGAAATGGATGACGAAACCCGCAAGCGTGAAATCGCCGGTCATATGACCCAAATCATGCAGCTGCTGAATCTGGATCTGGAAGATGACAGCCTGATGGAGACGCCACATCGCATCGCCAAGATGTACGTGGACGAGATCTTCTCTGGCCTTGATTACGCCAACTTCCCGAAAATCACCGTCATCGAGAACAAGATGAAGGTCGATGAGATGGTCACCGTGCGTGATATCACCCTGACCAGCACCTGTGAGCACCATTTCGTGATTATCGACGGAAAAGCCACCGTCGCTTACATCCCGAAAGAGAAAGTGATTGGTCTGTCGAAGATCAACCGCATTGTGCAGTTCTTTGCCCAGCGGCCACAGGTGCAAGAGCGTCTGACCCAGCAAGTGCTGGTGGCGCTGCAAACGTTGCTTGGCACCAACAACGTGGCGGTGTCGATTGATGCGGTGCACTACTGTGTGAAAGCGCGTGGCGTGCAAGATGCCACCAGTGCCACCACCACCACATCGCTGGGTGGGTTGTTCAAGTCCAGCCAGAATACGCGCCAGGAGTTCTTACGCGCGGTGCGTCACAGCTAATCCTTTGGGCGGCTTATTGCCGCCCGTTTTCTCTCCTTCAGGTCACTCGATGCAACGCTATCTTGCGCTGGATTTCATTCGTGGTTGCGCCATTCTCGGCATTCTGTTGCTCAATATCGTAGGGTTTGGCTTGCCTTCGGCAGCCTATCTCAACCCGGCGTGGCAGGGCGCTGTTTCATTTTCCGATGCCTGGACCTGGGCGATGATGGATGGCCTGGCGCAGCTGAAATTCCTCACGCTGTTTGCGCTGCTGTTCGGCGGCGGGCTGTATTTGCAAATCCCACGCGGCAGTCGCTGGATGTCGGCGCGCCTGACGTTACTGGTGCTGCTGGGTTTCATTCACAGCATCTTCTTCTGGGAAGGGGATATCCTGCTGGATTATGGTCTGACCGGGCTGATTATCTGGCGGATGCTGCGTGAAGTGCCCTCCGACAAAGCTTTGCTGCAAACTGGCGTGTTGCTCTACCTGATTGGTTGCGGCGTGCTGTTGGTGTTCTGGAGCATTTCCAGTCCTGAACCGGGGCGATCGTGGCTGCCGGGTGCCGCCGATATCGAGTATGAAAGCTACTGGAAACTGGTCGGCGGCTGGGAGGCGATTCAGAACCGTCTTGATCATCTTTCCTCCAGCCTGATGGCACTCGCCGCGCAGTACGGCTGGCAGCTGGCGGGACTGATGCTGATTGGCGCGGCGTTGATGCGCAGCGGCTGGCTGAAAGGGGAGTTCAGCGTGCAGCACTATCGCCGCTCGGCCGCGCTGCTGCTGACGATCGGCTGGCTGATTGCCATCCCCGGCATTGTGGCGCAGTGGTTGCTGGGCTGGGAATTCCGCTGGAGCGGCTTTTTGTTGCAGGTGCCGCGCGATCTTGCCAGCCCGTTTATCAGCCTCGGTTATGCGGCGCTCTGCTTTGGCTTCTGGCCGCAAATTGGTGTCACGCGTTTCAGCTATGCGCTGCAATGCGTTGGCCGCATGGCGCTCAGTAACTATCTGCTGCAGACCTTGATCTGTACCACGCTGTTCTACCGTTTCAATCTGTTCCTCAAGTTTGATCGCCTGCATTTGCTGGCACTGGTCCCGGTTATCTGGTTGGTTAATATCCTGTTTTCAGTGCTCTGGCTGCGCTTTTTCCCGCAGGGGCCGATGGAGTGGATTTGGCGCAAACTCACGCGTCTCGCCGCTGGTAAGACGGAGCCTTCCTCCCGCATCAGATAATGATGTTCATCACAAAGGTTGCAGATTTGTATGTAACCGTTTTCATCCGTGTGACGTGATTCACGCAGCTGAACAAAATGCCCTGACAAAATAGCGCCGTTACGCGCTTGTCGCGCATTTTCTCCTCTGTGGAACAGCTGCATGATAACGATTCGAGATGTCGCCCGTCAGGCCGGTGTATCAGTAGCCACCGTGTCGCGTGTGCTCAATAACAGCAGTGCAGTTACCCCTGATACCCGCGAAGCCGTGCTACAGGCGGTGGAAGCGTTGGGTTATCGCCCTAACGCCAATGCGCAGGCACTGGCCACCCAGGTCAGTGACACCATCGGCGTGGTGGTGATGGACGTATCCGATCCCTTCTTTGGCGCATTAGTGAAAGCAGTAGATACCGTAGCCCAGCGTGTTCACAAACACGTATTGATCAGCAATTCCTGGCACCAGGAAGAGAAAGAGCGCCATGCTATTGAGGTGCTGATCCGCCAACGATGTAACGCTTTAGTGGTCCACGCGAAAACGCTTTCAGACGCTGAATTGACGCATTTTATGGACCAGGTTCCGGGTATGGTGTTGATAAACCGCACTATTCCGGGCTATGAGCATCGCTGTGTCTGCCTCGATAATGTAACGGGATCTCTGATGGCAACGCGCATGTTGTTACAACAGGGTCATCAACGCATTGGCTATCTTAGTTCCAGCCACCCGATTGAAGATGTCACACAACGCCGCGAAGGCTGGCTGCAGGCCCTGTCAGAGCAGGGAATTCGCCCGCAGGAGTCCTGGATTGCCCATGGTGAACCGGATATGCAGGGCGGTGAAGCAGCGATGGTGGAGTTATTGGGTCGTAACCTGCATTTAACCGCCATCTTCTCCTACTGTGACGGCATGGCCGCCGGTGCCCTAACCGCATTGAAAGACAATGGTATTCAGGTGCCACAGCACTTCTCCGTCATCGGCTTTGATGATATTCCCATCTCGCGTTACACAGACCCACAGCTGACAACTGTACGCTATCCTATTGTTTCTATGGCGAAATTAGCCACGGAGCTGGCGCTAAAGGGCGCAGCCGGAGAACTCGATCCTGATGCCACCCACTGCTTTATGCCGACCCTGGTACGCCGCCATTCGGTCGCTCAGCGGCAAATTGTGGAGTCGGTCACTAATTCGGGCGATAGCGCTGTGTAACCGTTTCCAATCTGTGATTACATTCACAGTTAATTAACATGGCGCTCACTATGATGGCAGCGTCTTACCGGACTGAAACATCATGTAACGCCGGGTTTTCCTTCTCCGGTCAGGTTTCAGTAGCCGATTGAAATAGTTCACAACACTCTTCAGGAAGCGTTTACGTACAGGGAAGTCAGGATAGCGATGGTGGCCCGGCTTTGCGTTACGCGTCCGCCCCATAAATGAGTTTGAACCGACTGCGCTGGTTGCCCGCAGGTAGCACAGCGCGATGATATGCCCTACATAAAAAACCGGAGATACCATGAATAAGAAGGTTTTCACGCTCACAGCACTGGTTGCCAGCATGATGTTTGGTGCAACTGCGCACGCCGCTGATACCCGCATTGGCGTGACAATTTATAAATACGACGACAACTTTATGTCTATGGTTCGCAAAGACATCGATAGCGAAGCCAAAAAACTGGGCGGCATCCAGCTGCTGATGAATGACTCGCAGAACAGCCAGTCTACCCAGAACGACCAGATTGACGTACTGATGGCCAAAGGCGTGAAAGCGCTGGCAATCAACCTGGTTGACCCTGCTGCAGCGGCAGTGGTGATCGACAAAGCGAAAGCGAATGATGTGCCAGTAGTGTTCTTCAACAAAGAGCCGAACGCCAAAGTGCTGGCCAGCTACCCGAAAGCCTACTACGTGGGTACCGACTCTAAAGAGTCAGGCATCATCCAGGCCAAACTGATTGAGAAGCACTGGAAAGCGACTCCAGCCTGGGATCTGAACAAAGATGGTCAGATTCAGTTTGCGCTGCTGAAAGGCGAGCCGGGCCACCCGGATGCTGAAGCGCGTACCAAATACGTGATCGAAACCCTGAACACCGATGGTTTCAAAACTCAGCAGCTGGCGATGGATACCGCGATGTGGGATACCGCGCAGGCAAAAGATAAAGTTGATGCCTGGCTGTCTGGCCCGAACGGCAACAAAATTGAAGTGATCATTGCTAACAACGATGCGATGGCAATGGGCGCAGTCGAAGCCCTGAAAGCCCACAACAAAACCAGCATTCCGATATTTGGTGTGGATGCGCTGCCAGAAGCGCTGGCGCTGGTGAAATCCGGTGCGATGGCCGGTACCGTGCTGAACGATGCGGAAAACCAGGCGAAAGCCACCATTGATATCGCGAAGAACCTGGCCGATGGCAAAGAGCCAACTGCGGGTACGACCTTCAAGATGGAAAACAAAATCGTACGTGTTCCTTACGTACCAGTCGATAAAGAAAACCTGTCCCAGTTTGTGAAGTAATACGTACCGGGCGCGGCATTACGCCGCGCCTTATTGCATCTGACCCACGTTTTATTTAGCCAGGTAAATTATGGCCAGTGAGAATCCGACCGCACAGCGTGAATATCTGCTGGAGATGACGAATGTCTCGAAATCATTTCCAGGGGTGAAAGCCTTAGATAATGTGAATTTGAAAGTGCGGCCGCACTCAGTCCATGCCTTAATGGGCGAAAACGGCGCCGGAAAATCCACATTATTAAAATGCCTGTTTGGTATTTATAAAAAGGATACGGGGAGCATCCTGTTTCAGGGTGAAGAGATTGATTATAAAAGTTCCAAAGAAGCGCTGGAGAATGGCGTTTCAATGGTGCATCAGGAATTAAACCTGGTATTACAGCGCAACGTGATGGATAACATGTGGCTTGGCCGCTATCCACGCAAAGGTGTGTTTGTTGATCAGGATAAAATGTATCGCGATACCAAAGCGATCTTTGATGAATTAGATATTGATATCGATCCACGTGATAAAGTGGCCAATCTTTCTGTTTCGCAGATGCAGATGATTGAAATTGCCAAGGCATTTTCCTATGACGCGAAAATCGTCATTATGGATGAGCCGACGTCATCGTTGACCGAAAAAGAAGTGAATCACTTGTTCACTATTATCCGTAAGCTGAAAGATCGTGGCTGCGGTATTGTGTATATCTCGCACAAAATGGAAGAGATTTTCCAGCTGTGTGATGAGATTACGATTTTGCGTGATGGACAATGGATTGCCACCCAGCCGCTGGAAGGGCTGGATATGGATAAGATCATCGCCATGATGGTTGGTCGTTCATTGAATCAGCGCTTCCCGGACAAAACCAACGTGCCGGGTGAGACCATTCTTGAGGTGCGCCATTTAACTTCGCTGCGTCAACCGTCGATCCGCGATATCTCTTTTGACCTGCGCAAAGGGGAGATTCTGGGCATTGCCGGCCTGGTGGGTGCGAAGCGTACTGACATCGTTGAAACCCTGTTTGGGATTCGTGAGAAGTCTGGCGGTACCATCAAATTGCACGGCAAAGCGATCAATAACCACAGCGCGAATGAAGCCATTAACCACGGTTTTGCGCTGGTGACGGAAGAGCGTCGTTCAACCGGGATTTATGCCTATCTGGATATTGGTTTTAACTCGCTTATTTCCAATATTAAGAAATATAAATCCAGCATGGGTTTGCTTGATAATAAGCGCATGAAGAGTGATACCCAGTGGGTGATTGATTCAATGCGCGTGAAAACGCCGGGTCATCATACGCAAATTGGTTCGCTTTCCGGTGGTAACCAGCAGAAAGTTATTATTGGTCGCTGGTTATTAACTCAGCCGGAAATTCTGATGCTGGATGAACCGACACGCGGTATTGACGTCGGTGCTAAGTTCGAAATTTATCAGTTGATTTCTGAGTTGGCGAAGAAAGAGAAGGGGATCATTATTATCTCTTCTGAAATGCCAGAATTGCTGGGAATTACCGATCGTATTTTAGTGATGAGTAATGGCCTGGTAGCGGGCATTGTCGAGACCAAAACGACCTCGCAGAATGAAATCCTGCGTTTAGCGTCATTACACCTTTAATGAAGCAAGGGCTTTAACATGAAAGCGACTACTAAAAAGAATGCGCTAACCTGGTTAAAAGAGGGCGGCATTTACGTTGTCCTGTTGGTACTGCTGGCAATTATTATTTTCCAGGATCCGACGTTTTTAAGTTTGATGAACCTGAGTAACATTCTGACCCAATCTTCGGTGCGTATTATTATTGCACTGGGCGTGGCCGGATTGATCGTGACGCAGGGTACTGACCTGTCAGCCGGACGCCAGGTCGGTCTGGCC is a window of Pantoea rwandensis DNA encoding:
- a CDS encoding S-(hydroxymethyl)glutathione dehydrogenase/class III alcohol dehydrogenase — its product is MNMIKTRAAVAWAAGEPLKIEEVDLMPPQKGEVLVRIVATGVCHTDAYTLSGKDPEGVFPAILGHEGGGVVEAVGEGVTSVAVGDHVIPLYTPECGKCKFCLSGKTNLCQAIRSTQGKGLMPDGTTRFFKDGQPIFHYMGTSTFSEYTVVPEISLAVISKEAPLEEVCLLGCGVTTGMGAVMNTAKVKEGDTVAIFGLGGIGLSAIIGAKMAKAGRIIGIDLNTSKFDLARKLGATDLINPKDYDKPIQDVIVELTDGGVDFSFECIGNVNVMRSALECCHKGWGESVIIGVAGAGEEIATRPFQLVTGRVWRGSAFGGVKGRTQLPGIVQDYLDGKFALNDFITHTMPLEEINDAFDLMHEGKSIRSVVHFNK
- the ptrR gene encoding putrescine utilization regulator PtrR, whose translation is MDLVQLRMFCSVAETGSLARAAELLHRVPSNLTTRLRQLEEEIGVDLFIREKQRIRLSPMGHNFLNYAQRILSLSDEALNMARAGEPGGNFAFGSMESTAATRLPGLLAAYHQRFPNVALSLVTGTSGDIIDKVRAGTLAAALVDGPATHDDLNGCIAFREEMVLITSLDHDPITSARDTQHDTLFAFGNSCSYRTKLESWYRESQTSPKSVMEIQSYHAMVACVAGGAGVAMIPASVLTQMPGRARVQEHALPPAYRDTATWLMWRRDAFTPNVEALKYLIIEMFDDRPLNDELLHPLQTAE
- a CDS encoding YbfB/YjiJ family MFS transporter; amino-acid sequence: MAFRVALSAFLSLVVAMGIGRFAFTPQVPLMIQDHQLTLTSASLVAALNYLGYLCGSFDAMRAHQRVEWRLQLGVWGAVILTLLSACVSGPWLHGLIRFVIGGASGWAMVLIAAWSNEQLLHHGRPGLSAAVFAGPGTGIFLSGMLAVALHASGASAALGWAAYGLLALLFIAAIARFLPRSGQLHRPDQAPAPLVLNGNLKRLVLSYSLAGFGYILPATFLSQMTAARFPDSALAQFVWPVFGGAAVIGIVLGILTRRWGSSHLRLAVVLWAQALGVISAIVLPGLDGLLISALLVGGGFLCVVQLTLQYGRELAPHHARYLAGLLTTGYAVGQLGGPLLSWISSLLWHRLDPALWVAGGALILAGLLVLRRSAP
- the folE gene encoding GTP cyclohydrolase I FolE — its product is MSTLSQEAALVHEALLARGLETPLRAPVREMDDETRKREIAGHMTQIMQLLNLDLEDDSLMETPHRIAKMYVDEIFSGLDYANFPKITVIENKMKVDEMVTVRDITLTSTCEHHFVIIDGKATVAYIPKEKVIGLSKINRIVQFFAQRPQVQERLTQQVLVALQTLLGTNNVAVSIDAVHYCVKARGVQDATSATTTTSLGGLFKSSQNTRQEFLRAVRHS
- the yeiB gene encoding DUF418 domain-containing protein YeiB, which codes for MQRYLALDFIRGCAILGILLLNIVGFGLPSAAYLNPAWQGAVSFSDAWTWAMMDGLAQLKFLTLFALLFGGGLYLQIPRGSRWMSARLTLLVLLGFIHSIFFWEGDILLDYGLTGLIIWRMLREVPSDKALLQTGVLLYLIGCGVLLVFWSISSPEPGRSWLPGAADIEYESYWKLVGGWEAIQNRLDHLSSSLMALAAQYGWQLAGLMLIGAALMRSGWLKGEFSVQHYRRSAALLLTIGWLIAIPGIVAQWLLGWEFRWSGFLLQVPRDLASPFISLGYAALCFGFWPQIGVTRFSYALQCVGRMALSNYLLQTLICTTLFYRFNLFLKFDRLHLLALVPVIWLVNILFSVLWLRFFPQGPMEWIWRKLTRLAAGKTEPSSRIR
- the galS gene encoding HTH-type transcriptional regulator GalS — protein: MITIRDVARQAGVSVATVSRVLNNSSAVTPDTREAVLQAVEALGYRPNANAQALATQVSDTIGVVVMDVSDPFFGALVKAVDTVAQRVHKHVLISNSWHQEEKERHAIEVLIRQRCNALVVHAKTLSDAELTHFMDQVPGMVLINRTIPGYEHRCVCLDNVTGSLMATRMLLQQGHQRIGYLSSSHPIEDVTQRREGWLQALSEQGIRPQESWIAHGEPDMQGGEAAMVELLGRNLHLTAIFSYCDGMAAGALTALKDNGIQVPQHFSVIGFDDIPISRYTDPQLTTVRYPIVSMAKLATELALKGAAGELDPDATHCFMPTLVRRHSVAQRQIVESVTNSGDSAV
- the mglB gene encoding galactose/glucose ABC transporter substrate-binding protein MglB, producing the protein MNKKVFTLTALVASMMFGATAHAADTRIGVTIYKYDDNFMSMVRKDIDSEAKKLGGIQLLMNDSQNSQSTQNDQIDVLMAKGVKALAINLVDPAAAAVVIDKAKANDVPVVFFNKEPNAKVLASYPKAYYVGTDSKESGIIQAKLIEKHWKATPAWDLNKDGQIQFALLKGEPGHPDAEARTKYVIETLNTDGFKTQQLAMDTAMWDTAQAKDKVDAWLSGPNGNKIEVIIANNDAMAMGAVEALKAHNKTSIPIFGVDALPEALALVKSGAMAGTVLNDAENQAKATIDIAKNLADGKEPTAGTTFKMENKIVRVPYVPVDKENLSQFVK
- the mglA gene encoding galactose/methyl galactoside ABC transporter ATP-binding protein MglA, which produces MASENPTAQREYLLEMTNVSKSFPGVKALDNVNLKVRPHSVHALMGENGAGKSTLLKCLFGIYKKDTGSILFQGEEIDYKSSKEALENGVSMVHQELNLVLQRNVMDNMWLGRYPRKGVFVDQDKMYRDTKAIFDELDIDIDPRDKVANLSVSQMQMIEIAKAFSYDAKIVIMDEPTSSLTEKEVNHLFTIIRKLKDRGCGIVYISHKMEEIFQLCDEITILRDGQWIATQPLEGLDMDKIIAMMVGRSLNQRFPDKTNVPGETILEVRHLTSLRQPSIRDISFDLRKGEILGIAGLVGAKRTDIVETLFGIREKSGGTIKLHGKAINNHSANEAINHGFALVTEERRSTGIYAYLDIGFNSLISNIKKYKSSMGLLDNKRMKSDTQWVIDSMRVKTPGHHTQIGSLSGGNQQKVIIGRWLLTQPEILMLDEPTRGIDVGAKFEIYQLISELAKKEKGIIIISSEMPELLGITDRILVMSNGLVAGIVETKTTSQNEILRLASLHL